GCTGTTCAACTTTAATGAAACGAGTTCACTTTAGCAAATTCTGTTCGCACCCAATCAGCCGTTCTTTCTCCTTGCGGCTGAATTGCTTGATGATTTCCTCCCGGCTCTGGGCCTGACGGCGATCAGTGTGAACTTCGGAATAAACCAGCCGTACCGGACCACGTCCCCTGGTATAACGGGCACCCCTGCCCTGGTTATGGGCCTTTAGCCGTTTGTCCAAATCCGTCGTCCAACCGGTATAGTAAGTACCGTCTGCACATTCCACAATGTAGGTATAGGCCATAATGAGCTACTGCTTTGCCATAATGGTAATTTTTTTAATGACCACAGCTTCCACCGGTTTATCATTGACTCCGGTCTTCACCTTGCCAATGGCCTTGACTACATCCAGTCCCTCCGTCACCTTACCGAACACAGCATGCTTGTTATCCAGCCACGGAGTTGCCGCCAAGGTAATAAAAAACTGGGAGCCGCCGGTATTCGGCCCGGCATTGGCCATGGACAGAATACCTGCCCCGCTGTGCTTCAAATCCGGACTAAATTCATCGGGAATCGTATAACCGGGACCACCGCTGCCATCCCCCTTGGGATCGCCTCCCTGAATCATGAAGCCGTCAATCACCCGATGAAAAATCAGCCCATTGTAAAATCCTTTGTTCACTAAAGCAATAAAGTTTTGACTGGTTTTGGGTGCCTTATCGGCAAACAATTCCACTGTGAAATCGCCTTTTGAAGTTTCAAACCTGGCAACAGGATTAGCACCGCCGGTACCTTGACCACCGCTGTTTTCCGCCGCCGGTGCCTGGTTGGACGAATTTCCTTCCGGCTTTGCCCCGCCCGAGCAGCCCGCTGCCAGCAGCAAGCTAAACAACGCAATGACGGTGATGCCCATCATAAGCTTCTTTTTCATTTTCCATTCCTCCTCGTCGCTACGATACCTATTATCATAGCACACCGGAGCCTTGCTTTAAAGAGAGCCGGCCCTAAACATAGCACTACCGTCAATCATTCATAAACAGGAAAAATAGTGCCGCCGGGTTTTAAAATTATATTGTTTCAGCCATTGGGAAAAAGCTTCCTGCAGGAAGGATAAGGAATGCTCCCGGGAAGCAGCCCTTGGGAGAGACTCACTCTGCAGCAAGCTTCGCTGCAGTTGCTCAAAAATCCCGAAGGATCGGCACGTATGGATCCAGTGGGAACTGGACTTGGCAAAATCATCGCTAAAACACCCTGCCGGATGCTCCGGCTGACGGGAAGAATACATTACTTTTTCGATGCGCAGGTCGCCGGTACGATACACCGGAAGCACTCCCAGTCGGAAAACCCGCAACCCTTCATCGAGTGTGCGGCCATGAGT
This sequence is a window from Veillonellales bacterium. Protein-coding genes within it:
- a CDS encoding GIY-YIG nuclease family protein — encoded protein: MAYTYIVECADGTYYTGWTTDLDKRLKAHNQGRGARYTRGRGPVRLVYSEVHTDRRQAQSREEIIKQFSRKEKERLIGCEQNLLK
- a CDS encoding peptidylprolyl isomerase, translated to MKKKLMMGITVIALFSLLLAAGCSGGAKPEGNSSNQAPAAENSGGQGTGGANPVARFETSKGDFTVELFADKAPKTSQNFIALVNKGFYNGLIFHRVIDGFMIQGGDPKGDGSGGPGYTIPDEFSPDLKHSGAGILSMANAGPNTGGSQFFITLAATPWLDNKHAVFGKVTEGLDVVKAIGKVKTGVNDKPVEAVVIKKITIMAKQ